One genomic window of Melopsittacus undulatus isolate bMelUnd1 chromosome 15, bMelUnd1.mat.Z, whole genome shotgun sequence includes the following:
- the DIXDC1 gene encoding dixin isoform X1, protein MLACLARGNLLDILQEGFTEQQLQAYVAWVNSQLKKKPAIKPVQDLRQDLRDGVILALLIEIVAGEKLNGIQASPTSQQQMRENVEKVLQFVASKKIRMHQTSAKDIVDGNLKSIMRLILALAAHFKPGSGRAMNHSPAGTVGKTLSASSVGHRPRSAAAVAQGAVAALADVRQDVLQSGRDVFRRRQRNSNMDEEIENPYWSVRALVQQYEGQQNMPLESHSSSLTSPSPTHSGKSESTVAPSEEKERLVIIHTEETETKTEETESHFQPEWHTGNPGSYLENSWEEQLLEQQDHLEKEMEEAKKMISGLQALLLNGSLPEDEQEGSFELCERGACPEEQLIIIRSRLDQSVEENQDLKKELLKYKQEARNLQGIKDALQQRLIQQDASVLQLKQELLRANMDKEELHNQNVDLQRKVDERNRLLAEYKKELCQKDRHLQQHQTKLDEMLRQLSEANYQQVDLERELEHKEALLVHCMKREAEEVMACSGHSAQSNGFLQTAGKGAAPTAHRGTNDLQLVRDALRSLRNSFSGHDPQHHTIDSLEQGISSLMERLYHVESQKRQERRTRGKSPASRATNECRDSWPPKSKLPHSHSTPVMSTSACTKVLYFTDRSLTPFMVNIPKRLGEVTLKDFKVAIDREGTHRYHFKALDPEFGTVKEEVFHDDDIIPGWEGKIVAWVEEDHGEN, encoded by the exons CAACAACTACAGGCATATGTGGCCTGGGTGAATTCCCAGCTGAAGAAGAAGCCAGCAATAAAGCCAGTCCAAGACCTCAGACAGGATCTCCGAGATGGAGTCATTCTTGCTTTGCTCATTGAGATTGTAG CTGGTGAGAAGCTGAATGGCATTCAGGCCAGCCccaccagccagcagcagatgaGGGAAAATGTGGAGAAAGTATTACAGTTTGTGGCATCAAAAAAAATCCGCATGCATCAGACATCAGCAAAAG ATATTGTTGATGGGAACTTGAAATCTATCATGAGGCTGATCCTGGCCTTAGCTGCTCATTTCAAACCAGGCTCTGGTAGAGCAATGAATCACAGCCCTGCTGGCACTGTGGGGAAAACCTTGTCAGCATCATCTGTGGGTCACAGGCCTCgttcagctgctgcagtggccCAGGGAGCGGTGGCTGCTCTGGCAGATGTGCGTCAGGATGTCTTGCAATCCGGCCGGGATGTTTTCCGGCGCAGACAGAG AAATAGCAACATGGATGAGGAGATTGAAAACCCTTACTGGAGTGTCCGGGCACTGGTGCAGCAGTATGAAGGGCAGCAGAACATGCCATTGGAGTCCCACTCTTCCAG TCTTACATCACCTAGTCCTACCCACAGTGGGAAGAGCGAGTCCACTGTAGCCCCatcagaggagaaggaaagactTGTGATCATCcacactgaagaaacagaaactaAAACAG AAGAGACAGAATCTCATTTCCAGCCTGAGTGGCACACCGGGAACCCTGGGTCATATTTGGAGAATTCATGGGAGGAGCAGCTTTTGGAACAACAGGAccatttggaaaaggaaatggaggaAGCAAAGAAGATGATTTCAGGCTTGCAG GCTTTGCTGCTCAATGGGTCTTTACCTGAGGATGAGCAGGAAGGGTCCTTTGAACTTTGCGAGCGTGGAGCCTGCCCTGAGGAGCAGCTG ATCATAATCCGAAGTCGCCTGGACCAGAGTGTGGAAGAAAACCAAGACTTAAAG AAGGAGCTACTGAAATACAAACAAGAAGCTCGAAACCTACAGGGAATAAAG GATGCTTTACAGCAAAGGCTGATTCAACAGGATGCGTCAGTTCTTCAGCTAAAGCAGGAACTGCTGAGAGCAAACATGGACAAGGAGGAATTGCACAACCAGAAC GTTGACCTTCAGAGGAAGGTTGATGAGAGAAACCGGCTACTGGCAGAATACAAG AAAGAACTGTGCCAGAAGGACCGGCACTTACAGCAGCATCAGACCAAACTGGATGAAATGCTTAGGCAGCTTTCTGAGGCCAACTACCAACAG GTGGATTTGGAGAGGGAGTTGGAGCACAAAGAGGCACTGCTAGTTCACTGCATGAAGAGAGAGGCTGAAGAG GTGATGGCTTGCAGCGGTCACAGTGCTCAGAGCAATGGCTTCCTTCAGACAGCAGGGAAAGGAGCTGCTCCCACAGCACACCGAGGG ACAAATGACTTGCAGCTGGTTCGTGATGCTCTTCGCAGCCTCAGGAACAGTTTCAGTGGCCACGATCCACAGCATCACACGATTGATAGCCTGGAGCAAGGCATCTCCAGCCTAATGGAACGCCTGTACCATGTGGAATCACAGAAGAGGCAAGAGAGAAGG ACCCGGGGGAAATCACCAGCAAGCCGAGCAACAAATGAGTGTAGAGACTCCTGGCCTCCCAAATCCA aactGCCTCATTCTCACAGCACACCCGTGATGAGCACCAGTGCCTGCACCAAAGTGTTATACTTCACTGACCGCTCCCTCACACCTTTCATGGTCAACATACCAAAGAG GTTAGGGGAAGTGACTCTGAAGGATTTTAAGGTAGCTATTGATCGTGAAGGAACTCACCGGTACCATTTCAAAGCCCTGGATCCAGAGTTTGGCACAGTCAAGGAGGAG GTATTCCATGATGATGACATCATTCCTGGTTGGGAGGGGAAAATTGTGGCCTGGGTGGAAGAAGACCATGGAGAGAATTAA
- the DIXDC1 gene encoding dixin isoform X2, with protein sequence MGGKQVKCLTSPSPTHSGKSESTVAPSEEKERLVIIHTEETETKTEETESHFQPEWHTGNPGSYLENSWEEQLLEQQDHLEKEMEEAKKMISGLQALLLNGSLPEDEQEGSFELCERGACPEEQLIIIRSRLDQSVEENQDLKKELLKYKQEARNLQGIKDALQQRLIQQDASVLQLKQELLRANMDKEELHNQNVDLQRKVDERNRLLAEYKKELCQKDRHLQQHQTKLDEMLRQLSEANYQQVDLERELEHKEALLVHCMKREAEEVMACSGHSAQSNGFLQTAGKGAAPTAHRGTNDLQLVRDALRSLRNSFSGHDPQHHTIDSLEQGISSLMERLYHVESQKRQERRTRGKSPASRATNECRDSWPPKSKLPHSHSTPVMSTSACTKVLYFTDRSLTPFMVNIPKRLGEVTLKDFKVAIDREGTHRYHFKALDPEFGTVKEEVFHDDDIIPGWEGKIVAWVEEDHGEN encoded by the exons ATGGGAGGGAAGCAGGTCAAATG TCTTACATCACCTAGTCCTACCCACAGTGGGAAGAGCGAGTCCACTGTAGCCCCatcagaggagaaggaaagactTGTGATCATCcacactgaagaaacagaaactaAAACAG AAGAGACAGAATCTCATTTCCAGCCTGAGTGGCACACCGGGAACCCTGGGTCATATTTGGAGAATTCATGGGAGGAGCAGCTTTTGGAACAACAGGAccatttggaaaaggaaatggaggaAGCAAAGAAGATGATTTCAGGCTTGCAG GCTTTGCTGCTCAATGGGTCTTTACCTGAGGATGAGCAGGAAGGGTCCTTTGAACTTTGCGAGCGTGGAGCCTGCCCTGAGGAGCAGCTG ATCATAATCCGAAGTCGCCTGGACCAGAGTGTGGAAGAAAACCAAGACTTAAAG AAGGAGCTACTGAAATACAAACAAGAAGCTCGAAACCTACAGGGAATAAAG GATGCTTTACAGCAAAGGCTGATTCAACAGGATGCGTCAGTTCTTCAGCTAAAGCAGGAACTGCTGAGAGCAAACATGGACAAGGAGGAATTGCACAACCAGAAC GTTGACCTTCAGAGGAAGGTTGATGAGAGAAACCGGCTACTGGCAGAATACAAG AAAGAACTGTGCCAGAAGGACCGGCACTTACAGCAGCATCAGACCAAACTGGATGAAATGCTTAGGCAGCTTTCTGAGGCCAACTACCAACAG GTGGATTTGGAGAGGGAGTTGGAGCACAAAGAGGCACTGCTAGTTCACTGCATGAAGAGAGAGGCTGAAGAG GTGATGGCTTGCAGCGGTCACAGTGCTCAGAGCAATGGCTTCCTTCAGACAGCAGGGAAAGGAGCTGCTCCCACAGCACACCGAGGG ACAAATGACTTGCAGCTGGTTCGTGATGCTCTTCGCAGCCTCAGGAACAGTTTCAGTGGCCACGATCCACAGCATCACACGATTGATAGCCTGGAGCAAGGCATCTCCAGCCTAATGGAACGCCTGTACCATGTGGAATCACAGAAGAGGCAAGAGAGAAGG ACCCGGGGGAAATCACCAGCAAGCCGAGCAACAAATGAGTGTAGAGACTCCTGGCCTCCCAAATCCA aactGCCTCATTCTCACAGCACACCCGTGATGAGCACCAGTGCCTGCACCAAAGTGTTATACTTCACTGACCGCTCCCTCACACCTTTCATGGTCAACATACCAAAGAG GTTAGGGGAAGTGACTCTGAAGGATTTTAAGGTAGCTATTGATCGTGAAGGAACTCACCGGTACCATTTCAAAGCCCTGGATCCAGAGTTTGGCACAGTCAAGGAGGAG GTATTCCATGATGATGACATCATTCCTGGTTGGGAGGGGAAAATTGTGGCCTGGGTGGAAGAAGACCATGGAGAGAATTAA